In Epinephelus lanceolatus isolate andai-2023 chromosome 13, ASM4190304v1, whole genome shotgun sequence, the following are encoded in one genomic region:
- the prpf39 gene encoding pre-mRNA-processing factor 39 isoform X1 translates to MEDTGLHLSDNTITGMLDTESPAMESNGDAFLPDLPVLGQTADWSPDQVTSEPLTSILPEDSDASQDAPGQQEQEEELNNQMNSTELGSVEKAVEQFQIASAQLFQQEQPPPPPPQPEEEAEQPEEHKTDSDSQEMSVEPEPAATMQDGSQDGTEAPQVVEDGMELEEPPRDTTEEATPPPEPPSEFEKLYKACEENPEDFNGWVYLLQYVEQENELSAVRKSFDVFFLRYPYCYGYWKKYADIEKKHENVQVAEEVYRRGLQAIPLSVDLWLHYLTYIKENSDPSDPETEGRIRAAYEHAVAAAGTDFRSDRLWEAFVNWETEQGKLGNVTAIYDRILGIPTQLYSQHFQRFKDHVQSNHPRHFLSEEEFVQLRLELSKASLTSMIGEDEETPVPQEELPPGTEDLADPAKRVTEIENMRHKVIEVRQEVFNHNEHEVSKRWTFEEGIKRPYFHVKALEKTQLNNWKEYLDFEIENGTPERVVVLFERCLIACALYEEFWMKYAKYLEGYSTDGVRHVYKKACTIHLPKKPAIHLLWAAFEEQQGNVEEARGILKSLEESVPGLAMVRLRRVSLERRHGNLEEAEALLREAMESAKNATETSFYAVKLARQMMKVQRSLSKARKVLLDAIEKDQTSPKLYLNLLELEYSGDVAQNEAEILACFDRALKSQMPLESRLLFCQRKVEFLEDFGSDINVLVAAYEEQQKLQKENEPSKRKAENGYDSSQEPDAKRQRVDDGSTVVAGAATDTTANNSAYNYNWYQQQYGGWGQNSWGQYNQYAGYNQYYPPPPT, encoded by the exons ATGGAAGATACTG GCCTGCATCTCTCAGACAACACCATTACTGGAATGCTGGACACTGAGTCCCCTGCCATGGAGAGCAATGGGGATGCCTTTCTTCCTGACCTTCCTGTTCTAGGCCAAACAGCTGACTGGTCCCCGGACCAGGTGACTTCAGAGCCACTCACCAGTATCTTGCCTGAGGACTCAGATGCGTCCCAGGATGCTCCggggcagcaggagcaggaggaggagctgaacAACCAGATGAATTCCACAGAGCTGGGATCTGTGGAAAAGGCTGTGGAGCAGTTTCAGATTGCCAGTGCTCAGCTCTTCCAACAGGAgcagcctccacctccaccaccacagCCCGAAGAAGAGGCAGAACAGCCTGAAGAACACAAAACAGACTCTGACAGCCAGGAGATGAGCGTAGAGCCAGAGCCAGCAGCCACTATGCAGGATGGCAGTCAAG ATGGGACTGAGGCACCACAGGTGGTGGAGGATGGTATGGAGCTTGAAGAACCACCCAGAGACACAACAGAAGAAGCGACTCCTCCTCCAGAACCACCCAGCGAGTTCGAAAAACTCTACAAAGCTTGCGAGGAGAACCCAGAAGACTTCAATGGTTGGGTCTACCTGCTGCAGTATGTGGAGCAAGAG AATGAACTTTCAGCCGTGAGAAAGTCATTTGACGTGTTCTTCCTGCGTTATCCCTACTGCTATGGCTACTGGAAGAAGTATGCTGACATTGAGAAAAAGCACGAGAATGTTCAGGTTGCAGAAGAG GTATACAGAAGAGGCTTGCAGGCCATCCCTCTCAGTGTGGATCTGTGGCTGCATTACCTGACCTACATcaaagagaactcagacccaAGTGACCCAGAGACCGAGGGACGCATTCGAGC TGCCTATGAACATGCGGTGGCTGCAGCAGGCACAGACTTTCGCTCAGACCGCCTGTGGGAGGCCTTCGTCAACTGGGAGACAGAGCAGGGGAAACTGGGTAACGTCACTGCCATCTATGACCGCATCTTGGGCATCCCAACCCAGCTGTATTCCCAGCACTTCCAGAG GTTTAAAGATCACGTACAGAGCAACCACCCCAGACACTTCCTGTCAGAAGAGGAGTTTGTCCAGCTGAGGCTGGAGCTCTCTAAAGCCAGCCTAACATCGATGATCGGCGAGGATGAAGAGACTCCTGTTCCTCAGGAGGAGTTACCACCTGGTACAGAAGATCTTGCAGACCCTGCTAAG AGGGTGACAGAGATTGAGAACATGCGCCACAAGGTCATCGAGGTTCGGCAGGAAGTGTTCAACCACAACGAACATGAAGTCAGCAAGCGTTGGACCTTTGAGGAGGGG ATTAAGAGACCGTACTTCCACGTCAAAGCCTTGGAGAAGACCCAGCTGAACAACTGGAAGGAGTACCTGgactttgaaattgaaaatGGGACTCCGGAGCGCGTGGTTGTTCTCTTTGAACGATGCCTCATCGCTTGTGCACTCTACGAGGAGTTCTGGATGAAG TATGCAAAGTATCTAGAGGGCTACAGCACTGATGGTGTGAGACATGTCTACAAGAAGGCGTGCACCATCCATTTGCCCAAGAAACCAGCCATCCACCTGCTGTGGGCAGCCTTCGAGGAGCAGCAAG GTAATGTAGAGGAGGCTCGTGGCATCCTGAAGTCCCTGGAAGAGTCTGTCCCAGGTCTGGCCATGGTGCGTCTTCGGAGGGTCAGTCTCGAGCGTCGCCATGGGAACTTGGAGGAAGCAGAGGCGCTGTTAAGGGAGGCTATGGAGTCTGCAAAGAATGCTACTGAGACGTCATTCTACGCTGTGAAGCTGGCCAGGCAGATGATGAAGGTGCAGAGGAGTCTGAGCAAGGCCAGGAAGGTGCTGCTGGACGCCATTGAAAAAGACCAG ACGAGTCCGAAGCTCTACCTAAACCTGCTTGAGCTGGAATACAGTGGAGACGTGGCACAGAACGAGGCTGAGATCTTGGCCTGTTTCGACCGAGCCCTGAAGAGCCAGATGCCTCTTGAATCCCGCCTCCTCTTCTGCCAGCGCAAGGTCGAGTTCCTCGAGGACTTTGGCAGTGACATCAAcgt GCTTGTTGCTGCGTACGAGGAACAACAGAAGCTACAGAAAGAAAATGAACCCTCGAAGAGGAAGGCGGAGAACGGGTATGACAG CTCTCAGGAGCCTGATGCTAAGAGACAACGCGTGGACGATGGTTCCACAGTTGTTGCAGGCGCAGCGACAGACACGACGGCAAACAACTCCGCGTATAACTACAACTGGTACCAG CAGCAGTACGGCGGATGGGGACAAAACTCATGGGGTCAGTACAACCAGTATGCCGGGTATAACCAGTACTACCCCCCTCCCCCAACATGA
- the faua gene encoding FAU ubiquitin like and ribosomal protein S30 fusion a: MQLFLRAQNTHTLEVTGQETVGQIKAHVQDLEGLLVEDQVLLLAGCPLEDEASLASCGVSEHCTLEVAGRLLGGKVHGSLARAGKVRGQTPKVDKQEKKKKKTGRAKRRIQYNRRFVNVVPTFGKKKGPNANS, translated from the exons ATGCAGCTCTTCTTGCGTGCCCAGAACACTCACACCCTTGAGGTGACCGGACAGGAGACTGTTGGACAGATCAAG GCCCATGTCCAGGATCTGGAGGGTCTCCTGGTTGAGGATCAGGTGCTGTTGCTTGCTGGATGCCCACTGGAGGATGAAGCCTCCCTGGCATCCTGTGGTGTCTCAGAGCACTGCACCCTGGAGGTAGCTGGCAGGCTGCTGGGAG GTAAAGTTCACGGCTCTCTGGCCCGTGCCGGAAAAGTGAGGGGACAGACGCCCAAG GTCGACaagcaggagaagaagaaaaagaagactgGCCGTGCCAAGCGTCGCATCCAGTACAACAGGCGCTTTGTGAACGTGGTGCCCACCTTCGGAAAGAAGAAGGGACCCAACGCCAACTCCTAA
- the prpf39 gene encoding pre-mRNA-processing factor 39 isoform X3, which translates to MEDTGLHLSDNTITGMLDTESPAMESNGDAFLPDLPVLGQTADWSPDQVTSEPLTSILPEDSDASQDAPGQQEQEEELNNQMNSTELGSVEKAVEQFQIASAQLFQQEQPPPPPPQPEEEAEQPEEHKTDSDSQEMSVEPEPAATMQDGSQDGTEAPQVVEDGMELEEPPRDTTEEATPPPEPPSEFEKLYKACEENPEDFNGWVYLLQYVEQENELSAVRKSFDVFFLRYPYCYGYWKKYADIEKKHENVQVAEEVYRRGLQAIPLSVDLWLHYLTYIKENSDPSDPETEGRIRAAYEHAVAAAGTDFRSDRLWEAFVNWETEQGKLGNVTAIYDRILGIPTQLYSQHFQRFKDHVQSNHPRHFLSEEEFVQLRLELSKASLTSMIGEDEETPVPQEELPPGTEDLADPAKRVTEIENMRHKVIEVRQEVFNHNEHEVSKRWTFEEGIKRPYFHVKALEKTQLNNWKEYLDFEIENGTPERVVVLFERCLIACALYEEFWMKYAKYLEGYSTDGVRHVYKKACTIHLPKKPAIHLLWAAFEEQQGNVEEARGILKSLEESVPGLAMVRLRRVSLERRHGNLEEAEALLREAMESAKNATETSFYAVKLARQMMKVQRSLSKARKVLLDAIEKDQTSPKLYLNLLELEYSGDVAQNEAEILACFDRALKSQMPLESRLLFCQRKVEFLEDFGSDINVLVAAYEEQQKLQKENEPSKRKAENGSQEPDAKRQRVDDGSTVVAGAATDTTANNSAYNYNWYQQQYGGWGQNSWGQYNQYAGYNQYYPPPPT; encoded by the exons ATGGAAGATACTG GCCTGCATCTCTCAGACAACACCATTACTGGAATGCTGGACACTGAGTCCCCTGCCATGGAGAGCAATGGGGATGCCTTTCTTCCTGACCTTCCTGTTCTAGGCCAAACAGCTGACTGGTCCCCGGACCAGGTGACTTCAGAGCCACTCACCAGTATCTTGCCTGAGGACTCAGATGCGTCCCAGGATGCTCCggggcagcaggagcaggaggaggagctgaacAACCAGATGAATTCCACAGAGCTGGGATCTGTGGAAAAGGCTGTGGAGCAGTTTCAGATTGCCAGTGCTCAGCTCTTCCAACAGGAgcagcctccacctccaccaccacagCCCGAAGAAGAGGCAGAACAGCCTGAAGAACACAAAACAGACTCTGACAGCCAGGAGATGAGCGTAGAGCCAGAGCCAGCAGCCACTATGCAGGATGGCAGTCAAG ATGGGACTGAGGCACCACAGGTGGTGGAGGATGGTATGGAGCTTGAAGAACCACCCAGAGACACAACAGAAGAAGCGACTCCTCCTCCAGAACCACCCAGCGAGTTCGAAAAACTCTACAAAGCTTGCGAGGAGAACCCAGAAGACTTCAATGGTTGGGTCTACCTGCTGCAGTATGTGGAGCAAGAG AATGAACTTTCAGCCGTGAGAAAGTCATTTGACGTGTTCTTCCTGCGTTATCCCTACTGCTATGGCTACTGGAAGAAGTATGCTGACATTGAGAAAAAGCACGAGAATGTTCAGGTTGCAGAAGAG GTATACAGAAGAGGCTTGCAGGCCATCCCTCTCAGTGTGGATCTGTGGCTGCATTACCTGACCTACATcaaagagaactcagacccaAGTGACCCAGAGACCGAGGGACGCATTCGAGC TGCCTATGAACATGCGGTGGCTGCAGCAGGCACAGACTTTCGCTCAGACCGCCTGTGGGAGGCCTTCGTCAACTGGGAGACAGAGCAGGGGAAACTGGGTAACGTCACTGCCATCTATGACCGCATCTTGGGCATCCCAACCCAGCTGTATTCCCAGCACTTCCAGAG GTTTAAAGATCACGTACAGAGCAACCACCCCAGACACTTCCTGTCAGAAGAGGAGTTTGTCCAGCTGAGGCTGGAGCTCTCTAAAGCCAGCCTAACATCGATGATCGGCGAGGATGAAGAGACTCCTGTTCCTCAGGAGGAGTTACCACCTGGTACAGAAGATCTTGCAGACCCTGCTAAG AGGGTGACAGAGATTGAGAACATGCGCCACAAGGTCATCGAGGTTCGGCAGGAAGTGTTCAACCACAACGAACATGAAGTCAGCAAGCGTTGGACCTTTGAGGAGGGG ATTAAGAGACCGTACTTCCACGTCAAAGCCTTGGAGAAGACCCAGCTGAACAACTGGAAGGAGTACCTGgactttgaaattgaaaatGGGACTCCGGAGCGCGTGGTTGTTCTCTTTGAACGATGCCTCATCGCTTGTGCACTCTACGAGGAGTTCTGGATGAAG TATGCAAAGTATCTAGAGGGCTACAGCACTGATGGTGTGAGACATGTCTACAAGAAGGCGTGCACCATCCATTTGCCCAAGAAACCAGCCATCCACCTGCTGTGGGCAGCCTTCGAGGAGCAGCAAG GTAATGTAGAGGAGGCTCGTGGCATCCTGAAGTCCCTGGAAGAGTCTGTCCCAGGTCTGGCCATGGTGCGTCTTCGGAGGGTCAGTCTCGAGCGTCGCCATGGGAACTTGGAGGAAGCAGAGGCGCTGTTAAGGGAGGCTATGGAGTCTGCAAAGAATGCTACTGAGACGTCATTCTACGCTGTGAAGCTGGCCAGGCAGATGATGAAGGTGCAGAGGAGTCTGAGCAAGGCCAGGAAGGTGCTGCTGGACGCCATTGAAAAAGACCAG ACGAGTCCGAAGCTCTACCTAAACCTGCTTGAGCTGGAATACAGTGGAGACGTGGCACAGAACGAGGCTGAGATCTTGGCCTGTTTCGACCGAGCCCTGAAGAGCCAGATGCCTCTTGAATCCCGCCTCCTCTTCTGCCAGCGCAAGGTCGAGTTCCTCGAGGACTTTGGCAGTGACATCAAcgt GCTTGTTGCTGCGTACGAGGAACAACAGAAGCTACAGAAAGAAAATGAACCCTCGAAGAGGAAGGCGGAGAACGG CTCTCAGGAGCCTGATGCTAAGAGACAACGCGTGGACGATGGTTCCACAGTTGTTGCAGGCGCAGCGACAGACACGACGGCAAACAACTCCGCGTATAACTACAACTGGTACCAG CAGCAGTACGGCGGATGGGGACAAAACTCATGGGGTCAGTACAACCAGTATGCCGGGTATAACCAGTACTACCCCCCTCCCCCAACATGA
- the prpf39 gene encoding pre-mRNA-processing factor 39 isoform X2 translates to MEDTGLHLSDNTITGMLDTESPAMESNGDAFLPDLPVLGQTADWSPDQVTSEPLTSILPEDSDASQDAPGQQEQEEELNNQMNSTELGSVEKAVEQFQIASAQLFQQEQPPPPPPQPEEEAEQPEEHKTDSDSQEMSVEPEPAATMQDGSQDGTEAPQVVEDGMELEEPPRDTTEEATPPPEPPSEFEKLYKACEENPEDFNGWVYLLQYVEQENELSAVRKSFDVFFLRYPYCYGYWKKYADIEKKHENVQVAEEVYRRGLQAIPLSVDLWLHYLTYIKENSDPSDPETEGRIRAAYEHAVAAAGTDFRSDRLWEAFVNWETEQGKLGNVTAIYDRILGIPTQLYSQHFQRFKDHVQSNHPRHFLSEEEFVQLRLELSKASLTSMIGEDEETPVPQEELPPGTEDLADPAKRVTEIENMRHKVIEVRQEVFNHNEHEVSKRWTFEEGIKRPYFHVKALEKTQLNNWKEYLDFEIENGTPERVVVLFERCLIACALYEEFWMKYAKYLEGYSTDGVRHVYKKACTIHLPKKPAIHLLWAAFEEQQGNVEEARGILKSLEESVPGLAMVRLRRVSLERRHGNLEEAEALLREAMESAKNATETSFYAVKLARQMMKVQRSLSKARKVLLDAIEKDQTSPKLYLNLLELEYSGDVAQNEAEILACFDRALKSQMPLESRLLFCQRKVEFLEDFGSDINVLVAAYEEQQKLQKENEPSKRKAENGYDSSQEPDAKRQRVDDGSTVVAGAATDTTANNSAYNYNWYQQYGGWGQNSWGQYNQYAGYNQYYPPPPT, encoded by the exons ATGGAAGATACTG GCCTGCATCTCTCAGACAACACCATTACTGGAATGCTGGACACTGAGTCCCCTGCCATGGAGAGCAATGGGGATGCCTTTCTTCCTGACCTTCCTGTTCTAGGCCAAACAGCTGACTGGTCCCCGGACCAGGTGACTTCAGAGCCACTCACCAGTATCTTGCCTGAGGACTCAGATGCGTCCCAGGATGCTCCggggcagcaggagcaggaggaggagctgaacAACCAGATGAATTCCACAGAGCTGGGATCTGTGGAAAAGGCTGTGGAGCAGTTTCAGATTGCCAGTGCTCAGCTCTTCCAACAGGAgcagcctccacctccaccaccacagCCCGAAGAAGAGGCAGAACAGCCTGAAGAACACAAAACAGACTCTGACAGCCAGGAGATGAGCGTAGAGCCAGAGCCAGCAGCCACTATGCAGGATGGCAGTCAAG ATGGGACTGAGGCACCACAGGTGGTGGAGGATGGTATGGAGCTTGAAGAACCACCCAGAGACACAACAGAAGAAGCGACTCCTCCTCCAGAACCACCCAGCGAGTTCGAAAAACTCTACAAAGCTTGCGAGGAGAACCCAGAAGACTTCAATGGTTGGGTCTACCTGCTGCAGTATGTGGAGCAAGAG AATGAACTTTCAGCCGTGAGAAAGTCATTTGACGTGTTCTTCCTGCGTTATCCCTACTGCTATGGCTACTGGAAGAAGTATGCTGACATTGAGAAAAAGCACGAGAATGTTCAGGTTGCAGAAGAG GTATACAGAAGAGGCTTGCAGGCCATCCCTCTCAGTGTGGATCTGTGGCTGCATTACCTGACCTACATcaaagagaactcagacccaAGTGACCCAGAGACCGAGGGACGCATTCGAGC TGCCTATGAACATGCGGTGGCTGCAGCAGGCACAGACTTTCGCTCAGACCGCCTGTGGGAGGCCTTCGTCAACTGGGAGACAGAGCAGGGGAAACTGGGTAACGTCACTGCCATCTATGACCGCATCTTGGGCATCCCAACCCAGCTGTATTCCCAGCACTTCCAGAG GTTTAAAGATCACGTACAGAGCAACCACCCCAGACACTTCCTGTCAGAAGAGGAGTTTGTCCAGCTGAGGCTGGAGCTCTCTAAAGCCAGCCTAACATCGATGATCGGCGAGGATGAAGAGACTCCTGTTCCTCAGGAGGAGTTACCACCTGGTACAGAAGATCTTGCAGACCCTGCTAAG AGGGTGACAGAGATTGAGAACATGCGCCACAAGGTCATCGAGGTTCGGCAGGAAGTGTTCAACCACAACGAACATGAAGTCAGCAAGCGTTGGACCTTTGAGGAGGGG ATTAAGAGACCGTACTTCCACGTCAAAGCCTTGGAGAAGACCCAGCTGAACAACTGGAAGGAGTACCTGgactttgaaattgaaaatGGGACTCCGGAGCGCGTGGTTGTTCTCTTTGAACGATGCCTCATCGCTTGTGCACTCTACGAGGAGTTCTGGATGAAG TATGCAAAGTATCTAGAGGGCTACAGCACTGATGGTGTGAGACATGTCTACAAGAAGGCGTGCACCATCCATTTGCCCAAGAAACCAGCCATCCACCTGCTGTGGGCAGCCTTCGAGGAGCAGCAAG GTAATGTAGAGGAGGCTCGTGGCATCCTGAAGTCCCTGGAAGAGTCTGTCCCAGGTCTGGCCATGGTGCGTCTTCGGAGGGTCAGTCTCGAGCGTCGCCATGGGAACTTGGAGGAAGCAGAGGCGCTGTTAAGGGAGGCTATGGAGTCTGCAAAGAATGCTACTGAGACGTCATTCTACGCTGTGAAGCTGGCCAGGCAGATGATGAAGGTGCAGAGGAGTCTGAGCAAGGCCAGGAAGGTGCTGCTGGACGCCATTGAAAAAGACCAG ACGAGTCCGAAGCTCTACCTAAACCTGCTTGAGCTGGAATACAGTGGAGACGTGGCACAGAACGAGGCTGAGATCTTGGCCTGTTTCGACCGAGCCCTGAAGAGCCAGATGCCTCTTGAATCCCGCCTCCTCTTCTGCCAGCGCAAGGTCGAGTTCCTCGAGGACTTTGGCAGTGACATCAAcgt GCTTGTTGCTGCGTACGAGGAACAACAGAAGCTACAGAAAGAAAATGAACCCTCGAAGAGGAAGGCGGAGAACGGGTATGACAG CTCTCAGGAGCCTGATGCTAAGAGACAACGCGTGGACGATGGTTCCACAGTTGTTGCAGGCGCAGCGACAGACACGACGGCAAACAACTCCGCGTATAACTACAACTGGTACCAG CAGTACGGCGGATGGGGACAAAACTCATGGGGTCAGTACAACCAGTATGCCGGGTATAACCAGTACTACCCCCCTCCCCCAACATGA
- the fkbp3 gene encoding peptidyl-prolyl cis-trans isomerase FKBP3 translates to MADEPTREWSDEQLKSDDLPKKDIIKFIQDNAAHSFLNEHKLLGNIKNVAKTAKKEQLITAYNQLFESKRFKGTEPIEEVTEQVKAVKIEEKPKEVPTEAVDEGPPKYFKSVLKKGDKTNFPKKGDTVSCWYTGSLEDGTVFDTNIPTTARKKKQSKPLSFKAGLGRVIRGWDEAILTMSKGETARLEIEPEWAYGKKGLPDSKIPPNAKLIFEVELVAVD, encoded by the exons ATGGCGGATGAACCAACACGGGAGTGGAGCGATGAGCAGCTCAAAAGTGACGATTTGCCCAAAAAAGACATTATAAAGTTCATTCAGGACAATGCAGCCCACTCG TTCCTCAATGAGCACAAGCTGCTGGGAAACATCAAAAACGTCGCCAAAACAGCAAAGAAAGAGCAACTGATCACTGCCTACAATCAGCTGTTTGAGAGCAAA AGGTTTAAAGGCACAGAGCCAATTGAAGAGGTGACCGAGCAGgttaaagctgtgaaaattgAAGAAAAGCCCAAAGAAGTCCCGACAGAGGCTGTGGATGAG gGTCCACCAAAGTACTTCAAGTCAGTGCTGAAGAAAGGCGACAAAACCAACTTCCCAAAGAAAGGTGACACTGTGAGCTGCTGGTACACTGGCTCCCTGGAGGATGGGACCGTCTTCGACACCAATATTCCCACAA CGGCGAGAAAGAAGAAGCAATCCAAACCACTGTCCTTCAAAGCCGGCTTGGGCAGAGTCATCAGAGGA tgggACGAGGCCATCCTGACGATGAGTAAGGGTGAAACAGCTCGACTGGAGATTGAACCAGAGTGGGCCTACGGGAAGAAGGGTCTCCCTGACTCCAA AATTCCTCCCAACGCAAAGCTGATCTTCGAGGTTGAGCTGGTGGCGGTGGATTAA
- the prpf39 gene encoding pre-mRNA-processing factor 39 isoform X4 — MEDTGLHLSDNTITGMLDTESPAMESNGDAFLPDLPVLGQTADWSPDQVTSEPLTSILPEDSDASQDAPGQQEQEEELNNQMNSTELGSVEKAVEQFQIASAQLFQQEQPPPPPPQPEEEAEQPEEHKTDSDSQEMSVEPEPAATMQDGSQDGTEAPQVVEDGMELEEPPRDTTEEATPPPEPPSEFEKLYKACEENPEDFNGWVYLLQYVEQENELSAVRKSFDVFFLRYPYCYGYWKKYADIEKKHENVQVAEEVYRRGLQAIPLSVDLWLHYLTYIKENSDPSDPETEGRIRAAYEHAVAAAGTDFRSDRLWEAFVNWETEQGKLGNVTAIYDRILGIPTQLYSQHFQRFKDHVQSNHPRHFLSEEEFVQLRLELSKASLTSMIGEDEETPVPQEELPPGTEDLADPAKRVTEIENMRHKVIEVRQEVFNHNEHEVSKRWTFEEGIKRPYFHVKALEKTQLNNWKEYLDFEIENGTPERVVVLFERCLIACALYEEFWMKYAKYLEGYSTDGVRHVYKKACTIHLPKKPAIHLLWAAFEEQQGNVEEARGILKSLEESVPGLAMVRLRRVSLERRHGNLEEAEALLREAMESAKNATETSFYAVKLARQMMKVQRSLSKARKVLLDAIEKDQTSPKLYLNLLELEYSGDVAQNEAEILACFDRALKSQMPLESRLLFCQRKVEFLEDFGSDINVLVAAYEEQQKLQKENEPSKRKAENGSQEPDAKRQRVDDGSTVVAGAATDTTANNSAYNYNWYQQYGGWGQNSWGQYNQYAGYNQYYPPPPT, encoded by the exons ATGGAAGATACTG GCCTGCATCTCTCAGACAACACCATTACTGGAATGCTGGACACTGAGTCCCCTGCCATGGAGAGCAATGGGGATGCCTTTCTTCCTGACCTTCCTGTTCTAGGCCAAACAGCTGACTGGTCCCCGGACCAGGTGACTTCAGAGCCACTCACCAGTATCTTGCCTGAGGACTCAGATGCGTCCCAGGATGCTCCggggcagcaggagcaggaggaggagctgaacAACCAGATGAATTCCACAGAGCTGGGATCTGTGGAAAAGGCTGTGGAGCAGTTTCAGATTGCCAGTGCTCAGCTCTTCCAACAGGAgcagcctccacctccaccaccacagCCCGAAGAAGAGGCAGAACAGCCTGAAGAACACAAAACAGACTCTGACAGCCAGGAGATGAGCGTAGAGCCAGAGCCAGCAGCCACTATGCAGGATGGCAGTCAAG ATGGGACTGAGGCACCACAGGTGGTGGAGGATGGTATGGAGCTTGAAGAACCACCCAGAGACACAACAGAAGAAGCGACTCCTCCTCCAGAACCACCCAGCGAGTTCGAAAAACTCTACAAAGCTTGCGAGGAGAACCCAGAAGACTTCAATGGTTGGGTCTACCTGCTGCAGTATGTGGAGCAAGAG AATGAACTTTCAGCCGTGAGAAAGTCATTTGACGTGTTCTTCCTGCGTTATCCCTACTGCTATGGCTACTGGAAGAAGTATGCTGACATTGAGAAAAAGCACGAGAATGTTCAGGTTGCAGAAGAG GTATACAGAAGAGGCTTGCAGGCCATCCCTCTCAGTGTGGATCTGTGGCTGCATTACCTGACCTACATcaaagagaactcagacccaAGTGACCCAGAGACCGAGGGACGCATTCGAGC TGCCTATGAACATGCGGTGGCTGCAGCAGGCACAGACTTTCGCTCAGACCGCCTGTGGGAGGCCTTCGTCAACTGGGAGACAGAGCAGGGGAAACTGGGTAACGTCACTGCCATCTATGACCGCATCTTGGGCATCCCAACCCAGCTGTATTCCCAGCACTTCCAGAG GTTTAAAGATCACGTACAGAGCAACCACCCCAGACACTTCCTGTCAGAAGAGGAGTTTGTCCAGCTGAGGCTGGAGCTCTCTAAAGCCAGCCTAACATCGATGATCGGCGAGGATGAAGAGACTCCTGTTCCTCAGGAGGAGTTACCACCTGGTACAGAAGATCTTGCAGACCCTGCTAAG AGGGTGACAGAGATTGAGAACATGCGCCACAAGGTCATCGAGGTTCGGCAGGAAGTGTTCAACCACAACGAACATGAAGTCAGCAAGCGTTGGACCTTTGAGGAGGGG ATTAAGAGACCGTACTTCCACGTCAAAGCCTTGGAGAAGACCCAGCTGAACAACTGGAAGGAGTACCTGgactttgaaattgaaaatGGGACTCCGGAGCGCGTGGTTGTTCTCTTTGAACGATGCCTCATCGCTTGTGCACTCTACGAGGAGTTCTGGATGAAG TATGCAAAGTATCTAGAGGGCTACAGCACTGATGGTGTGAGACATGTCTACAAGAAGGCGTGCACCATCCATTTGCCCAAGAAACCAGCCATCCACCTGCTGTGGGCAGCCTTCGAGGAGCAGCAAG GTAATGTAGAGGAGGCTCGTGGCATCCTGAAGTCCCTGGAAGAGTCTGTCCCAGGTCTGGCCATGGTGCGTCTTCGGAGGGTCAGTCTCGAGCGTCGCCATGGGAACTTGGAGGAAGCAGAGGCGCTGTTAAGGGAGGCTATGGAGTCTGCAAAGAATGCTACTGAGACGTCATTCTACGCTGTGAAGCTGGCCAGGCAGATGATGAAGGTGCAGAGGAGTCTGAGCAAGGCCAGGAAGGTGCTGCTGGACGCCATTGAAAAAGACCAG ACGAGTCCGAAGCTCTACCTAAACCTGCTTGAGCTGGAATACAGTGGAGACGTGGCACAGAACGAGGCTGAGATCTTGGCCTGTTTCGACCGAGCCCTGAAGAGCCAGATGCCTCTTGAATCCCGCCTCCTCTTCTGCCAGCGCAAGGTCGAGTTCCTCGAGGACTTTGGCAGTGACATCAAcgt GCTTGTTGCTGCGTACGAGGAACAACAGAAGCTACAGAAAGAAAATGAACCCTCGAAGAGGAAGGCGGAGAACGG CTCTCAGGAGCCTGATGCTAAGAGACAACGCGTGGACGATGGTTCCACAGTTGTTGCAGGCGCAGCGACAGACACGACGGCAAACAACTCCGCGTATAACTACAACTGGTACCAG CAGTACGGCGGATGGGGACAAAACTCATGGGGTCAGTACAACCAGTATGCCGGGTATAACCAGTACTACCCCCCTCCCCCAACATGA